A portion of the Magnolia sinica isolate HGM2019 chromosome 17, MsV1, whole genome shotgun sequence genome contains these proteins:
- the LOC131230589 gene encoding uncharacterized protein LOC131230589: MENVMSQPEGKFPSQPVVNPKGQYEIGSNSNQEQYHEQAKSIITLRSGKQIENKVDMPREESKSNAEDQNEIERHTSASKVQQHSDSPGTTHVSSYVPKAPFPQRLAPVKKGNNFNEILDMFKQVQINIPLLDAIKQVPAYAKFLKDLCTQKRKMNVHKKVFLAEQLSSMIQNNTPPKFRDPGAPTISCVIGEHKVQKALLDLRASVNLLPYSVYEQLGLGELKPTKITLQLADRYIKVPRGIIEDVLIQVDKFYFPVDFIVLDTQPVQNPTSQIPVILGRPFLATSNAIINCRNGVMKLSFGNMKIKLNVFNAAQQPADSEDICEVDMIESLVHESFLKSSEDALETCLAHFGMDFDIENSIQEVNALLDSTPIMETVKWKAKVEPLPPSESKPVPSIEKPPELDLKQLPKNLKYAFLGPSETLPVIRMSNLEKEQKNKLLKVLREYKAAIGWTIEDMKGVSPTLCMHRTDLEKNAETSHEMQRGLNPNIKKDGRAKVLRLLDAGIIPTEVLRVLDVKEIIRAEVLKLLDVYPVSNSTVQVVPNKSGIG; this comes from the coding sequence ggcaagttccctagtcaacctgtggtaaatccaaaaggacagtatgagattggctctaattcaaaccaagaacaatatcatgaacaagccaaatcaatcattacccttaggtccggtaaacagatcgagaacaaagtagatatgcctagggaagaatcaaagtccaatgcggaagatcaaaatgaaatagagagacatactagtgcatccaaagtccaacaacactctgactctccaggaaccactcatgtgtcatcttatgtgcctaaagcaccttttcctcaacgtctggcaccggttaagaaaggaaacaactttaatgagatattggacatgtttaagcaagtccaaatcaacattccgttgcttgatgctatcaagcaagtccctgcttacgctaagtttcttaaagatttatgcactcaaaagcgtaagatgaatgttcataagaaggtcttccttgcagagcaactcagctccatgattcaaaacaacactcctcctaaatttagggatccaggagctcctaccatttcttgtgtcataggagagcataaggttcagaaagcgttgcttgatttaagggccagtgttaatttgttaccatattcggtctatgagcagctaggacttggtgagttaaaaccaactaaaataacattacaactagctgatagatatatcaaggtgccccgtggtattattgaagatgtgctaatccaggttgacaagttttattttccagtggatttcatcgttctagatactcaacctgtccagaatcctacaagtcaaatcccggttatcttaggacgtccattcttggccacatccaatgctatcataaattgcaggaatggagttatgaagttgtcctttggtaacatgaagatcaagctcaacgttTTCAATGCTGCACAACAACCAGCAGACTCGGAGGATATATgtgaagtggacatgattgagagtctagtgcatgaatcTTTCCTTAAATCTTCCGAAGACGCACTTGAGACTTGCttagcacattttggcatggattttgacatagagaattccatccaagaagtcaatgcattgctcgattcTACTCCTATAATGGAGACTGTTAAATGgaaagcgaaagtggaacctcttccaccctCTGAGTCTAAACCGGTtccatctattgagaaaccacctgaACTTGACCTTAAACAATTGCCTAAAaacctcaagtatgcatttttaggtccgTCTGAGACCCTACCTGTCATCAGAATGTCTAACCTTGAGAAGGAACAGAAGAACAAGTTGCTTAAAGTGCTTAGAGAatataaggcagctattgggtggacgaTAGAGGACATGAAGGGAGTAAGCCCCACTTTGTGTATGCATCGTACTGATCTTGAAAAAAATGCAGAAACATCGCATGAAATGCAAAGggggcttaaccctaacataaaAAAGGATGGTCGAGCGAAGGTGCTTAGATTGTTAGACGCTGGTATCATTCCAACGGAGGTGCTTAGGGTGTTAGACGTGAAAGAAATCATTCGAGCGGAGGtgcttaaattgttggatgtctACCCCGTTTCAAATAGCACGGTTCAAGTTGTTCCCAACAagtctgggattggttaa